One segment of Podospora pseudopauciseta strain CBS 411.78 chromosome 5 map unlocalized CBS411.78m_5.2, whole genome shotgun sequence DNA contains the following:
- a CDS encoding uncharacterized protein (BUSCO:EOG09264EGS; COG:C; EggNog:ENOG503P2DH) produces the protein MALLGVTLIIASLILLCMRRPQWFPSLFGGALQPETKEEKHTDDGLQNRHAPPALVIQQPHDANDDIDDIDEQSTPKASATIVVDNAPVPTLNLSEPEPEPAPKPQIRPPVPLFSAPPPAQSPNNLLMPPPSRPPTLRPTPSSSLSPAPSRLSPAPARGPGCSTLAPPPTHSTKPSKPSKAVVLTPGHSPLDWARLSGNPSADLRGLPPGTPYLRVTPSMLKRQTGRKGKDAWTVLSGKVYNLTPYLPFHPGGEPELLRCAGRDGTRLFGEIHPWVNYEGMLSACLVGIFVTEEEAAAAAAGVGGMEDMD, from the coding sequence ATGGCGTTACTGGGAGTGACTCTGATAATTGCCTCTCTCATTCTACTCTGTATGCGGAGACCACAGTGGTTTCCCTCCCTGTTTGGAGGCGCTCTTCAGCCGGAGACCAAGGAAGAAAAGCACACCGACGACGGCCTGCAAAATCGACATGCCCCACCAGCGCTCGTGATCCAACAACCACACGACGCCAACGACGACATCGACGACATTGACGAACAGTCAACCCCCAAGGCATCCGCCACAATAGTGGTTGACAACGCTCCCGTCCCAACTCTAAATCTCTCCGAGCCAGAGCCAGAACCGGCGCCAAAACCCCAGATCCGACCACCGGTGCCTCTGTTCTCAGCACCCCCACCAGCACAATCACCCAACAACCTACTGatgccccctccctcccgacCACCAACCCTCCGCCCcaccccatcttcctccctctccccagcgCCCTCCCGTCTCTCCCCCGCCCCAGCGCGCGGACCAGGCTGTTCAACCctcgcccctcccccaacccactccaccaaaccctccaagccctccaaAGCCGTCGTCCTCACCCCGGGGCACTCCCCTCTCGACTGGGCCCGCCTCTCCGGAAACCCCTCCGCCGACCTCCGCGGCCTCCCCCCCGGAACGCCCTACCTGCGTGTGACACCATCCATGCTGAAGAGACAAACCGGCAGAAAGGGGAAAGATGCCTGGACGGTGCTTAGCGGGAAGGTGTATAATCTCACCCCTTACCTACCATTCCACCCCGGAGGAGAGCCAGAGTTGCTCAGGTGCGCGGGGAGAGACGGAACGAGGTTGTTTGGGGAGATTCACCCGTGGGTGAACTACGAAGGCATGCTGAGTGCTTGTCTGGTGGGAATCTTTGTcacagaggaggaggctgctgctgccgcggcGGGGGTTGGCGGGATGGAAGATATGGACTGA
- a CDS encoding uncharacterized protein (EggNog:ENOG503NUW5; COG:S): MWLLESDLFEGKKLWLRPGKLYLFGRTVSEAGQLVISDKTISRKHITIKVEPVPEGGGRNITSRSQITIEDLDSKKGTTVNDVQIRGQKKVLTETVNTVKLGMCQKLLRIQWYPVVLSFSFTTKELRADPWTKLRDDLEQLDIKYSAEYEETTTHVVSKKRNTSKGLQALINGKLIVTESFINTIINAATTPADAEEGSSSALEQDFDHHWPNALDHLPPRGEETGERPSTAYAPDERRQEVFEGYTFVFYEKKQFENLLSPITSGRGKAVLNAVTPGRTDVDDFVRFVKGVAGEKGLGSFEDGSEGKGVVLVRYIPKDENYEWYAQFLTEFAQRLDHRPIDQREFIEAILDCDASMLRRPLEEASQSEPAMSRPEAHKEPGVRMEIDQPSTEPTAPQQREVVREPSPQLPPRRVRTRRGVSRFKGFDIEGDNPEPTQEIGPVQPNLPELSQPAVEASQDGLFVSQYQDPLDRPEEETAPESRPPPRATRKRPLSPLPEHDESALLANIAPTAAAAKRRRIQAGEPPVPPPPEPEPPVKDEDKDEMVIESPQDKSEKGRGTKGKGKKTAGSDHILELARKQREEAEARAAAERRALTELGDDEIDYAEIRRLQLETVQECEVRFPEPWTGGAGTSRTREQDIADGRWDPKWNGRRNYKQFRKQGAATGRQASRTVIPLEEVRPKSNGIGDEYWLENDSNSRQKNDATSQRQSQTQQQTSNPTPEKTKAPPRRNILTIDSSDEDEDDVDVMDEDRAAPEPTPEPARSRAAKAAERANAWKGQSQAQSTQTQSQSSNKRAAPPLNASPSSSREAKKPRRGRFMAASRDESDDDSDDELKFRFGRRK; this comes from the exons ATGTGGCTGCTTGAGAGCGATCTTTTCGAAG GCAAGAAGCTCTGGCTGCGGCCTGGAAAGCTCTACCTCTTCGGCCGCACGGTATCTGAGGCTGGTCAGCTCGTTATCTCTGACAAGACCATTTCGCGTAaacacatcaccatcaaggTTGAGCCTGTCCcggaaggcggcggc CGCAACATTACCTCCAGATCCCAGATCACCATTGAAGATCTCGATTCAAAAAAGGGAACCACCGTAAACGATGTCCAGATACGCGGCCAGAAGAAAGTCCTCACCGAGACTGTGAATACAGTCAAGCTAGGAATGTGCCAGAAGCTTCTGCG CATTCAGTGGTACCCCGTTGTGCtgagcttctccttcacTACCAAGGAGTTACGTGCAGACCCGTGGACAAAGCTTCGCGATGATCTCGAACAATTGGATATAAAATACTCGGCTGAATACGaagaaaccaccacccacgtCGTGTCAAAGAAGCGCAACACGTCGAAGGGGCTTCAAGCTCTCATTAATGGCAAACTTATTGTCACCGAGAgcttcatcaacaccatcatcaatgcagcaacaacaccagccgatgccgaggaagGCTCGTCGAGCGCGTTGGAACAAGACTTTGATCACCATTGGCCCAATGCTCTCGACCACTTGCCGCCACGAGGTGAAGAGACCGGAGAACGACCCAGCACAGCCTACGCTCCGGATGAACGGCGACAGGAGGTGTTTGAAGGGTATACGTTTGTTTTTTACGAGAAGAAACAGTTTGAAAACCTCCTCTCTCCCATCACTTCTGGGAGGGGTAAAGCGGTGTTGAATGCGGTGACGCCAGGACGAACGGACGTGGATGATTTCGTCCGTTTCGTCAAAGGCGTGGCTGGTGAAAAGGGGCTTGGGTCTTTTGAGGATGGCAGCGAGGGGAAGGGAGTGGTGCTTGTTCGATACATCCCGAAAGATGAAAACTACGAATGGTATGCGCAGTTTCTCACAGAATTTGCTCAGCGGCTCGACCATCGACCAATCGACCAGCGCGAATTTATTGAGGCGATTCTGGACTGCGATGCTTCCATGTTGCGACGCCCCTTGGAAGAGGCTAGTCAATCCGAACCGGCAATGTCACGTCCTGAAGCTCACAAAGAACCAGGTGTTCGCATGGAAATAGATCAGCCATCGACCGAGCCGACAGCGCCCCAGCAAAGAGAGGTGGTGAGAGAACCCTCGCCACAACTGCCTCCTCGAAGAGTGCGGACTCGAAGAGGTGTAAGCAGATTCAAAGGCTTTGACATCGAGGGCGACAACCCCGAGCCGACTCAAGAGATAGGCCCCGTTCAACCTAACCTTCCCGAACTAAGCCAGCCCGCAGTCGAAGCGTCACAGGATGGTCTGTTTGTTTCGCAGTACCAGGACCCTCTTGATCGTCCAGAGGAAGAGACCGCACCCGAGTCGCGCCCTCCGCCTCGAGCTACGCGCAAACGCCCACTCTCACCCTTGCCAGAACATGATGAATCGGCATTACTAGCCAACATTGCCCCCACAGCCGCGGCAGCCAAACGCAGGCGTATTCAGGCAGGAGAGCCGCCTGTGCCCCCACCACCGGAACCGGAGCCTCCAGTTAAGGACGAGGACAAGGACGAGATGGTGATTGAATCTCCCCAAGACAAAAGTGAGAAGGGGCGAGGTACGAAAGGGAAAGGCAAGAAAACAGCAGGCAGTGACCATATCTTGGAGCTGGCGCGCAAACAGCGCGAAGAGGCCGAAGCCAGAGCAGCCGCGGAACGTCGAGCACTGACCGAGTTGGGCGATGATGAGATTGATTATGCGGAAATTCGCAGGCTGCAACTTGAAACGGTCCAGGAATGTGAGGTTCGCTTCCCTGAGCCATGGACAGGGGGAGCTGGTACCAGTCGTACGCGTGAACAGGACATTGCCGACGGTCGTTGGGATCCCAAATGGAATGGTCGTAGGAATTACAAGCAGTTCCGAAAGCAAGGTGCAGCCACTGGACGGCAAGCATCACGAACAGTAATTCCCCTAGAAGAGGTTCGGCCGAAGAGCAATGGTATCGGTGACGAGTATTGGCTCGAGAACGACTCCAACAGTCGCCAAAAGAACGATGCCACCAGCCAACGTCAATCTCAAACGCAGCAGCAAACCAGCAATCCCACCCCCGAGAAAACCAAGGCCCCTCCCAGGAGGAACATTCTCACCATCGACAGCAGtgatgaggacgaagatgatgtGGATGTTATGGACGAGGACCGAGCAGCACCAGAGCCAACACCCGAGCCAGCAAGGTCGAGGGCGGCCAAGGCAGCGGAGCGGGCCAATGCTTGGAAGGGCCAGTCACAGGCACAGAGCACGCAAACGCAGTCGCAGAGCAGCAACAAGcgagcagcaccaccgcTGAATGCCTCACCTAGTAGCTCGAGGGAAGCGAAGAAGCCGCGTCGGGGAAGGTTCATGGCTGCCAGTAGAGACGAAAGCGACGAcgacagtgatgatgagttgAAGTTCCGGTTTGGCAGGCGGAAGTGA
- a CDS encoding uncharacterized protein (COG:S; MEROPS:MER0000441; EggNog:ENOG503P0VK), with product MNKFRSSAALGSESGAARDGRFSKSVREWIVLGLVVGSLVWFSPFSKCHSNSPLSCFKTQIPDSPYGKFPKPHDPFRFQPCTPRTTPPPLDDVEFEKSWFGLFDPNPAHWSWGLTVGNSSDGRKEDPYAGRGIFMCGFLDVPLDYTNKSNNRIARLAVTKFQVSGLARISSTYTALDDQVGRKSERTIIIEPGGPGGSGTSYAWRAGQNITERLSDGKFDILGWDPRGVNMSQPAVACFPHDADRDHWELLVSKHRSVSASHRDQVELVDAMNAAVMRACWERHGDLGRFVSTAFVARDLEQIRAALGENEVTGNFVSYGTGIAQTYVSMFPNRSGRMILDGTEYVKDHRLRGGFGWAALDNATDAWRDGFLGECVNAGSRYCALAKSRNGKPVTLDGLQSRLETLLSSLLDRPASAYIPTSGPVVVTYSALVNTIYGAMYNAQSWPALAEALLGLEEGNATLAATLIDKTSWYFNPEKPCLASPEPPSTEELGTLVICSDSFDATEPDDLEWWLSLWGNMTTKNWIAGNSRFYNVLPCRHFNTYWPRPAEVYRGHLGHKLKHPVLLIAETYDPATPLRNGRRLLHEMGSNARMIVHHGYGHSSRDTSQCTNSIARDFILHGKLPNEAETHCYADEKPYLYGVKQGQKVAATDSFVMEDHVGAWRKHLQELAILNPTLV from the coding sequence atgAACAAATTTCGATCCTCAGCCGCGTTGGGCTCTGAAAGCGGGGCCGCCAGAGACGGCCGTTTCTCCAAGTCTGTTCGTGAATGGATCGTTCTTGGGCTCGTTGTCGGGAGCTTAGTTTGGTTCTCGCCATTCTCGAAGTGCCACAGTAATAGCCCTTTGAGCTGCTTCAAGACACAAATCCCTGATTCTCCGTATGGAAAGTTTCCGAAGCCCCACGATCCGTTTCGATTTCAACCCTGTACACCAAGaacaacaccgccgccgttggACGATGTTGAATTCGAAAAGAGCtggtttggtttgtttgACCCCAACCCTGCTCATTGGAGCTGGGGGTTGACTGTTGGAAATAGCAGCGATGGGCGGAAAGAGGACCCATACGCCGGTCGTGGCATATTTATGTGTGGATTTTTGGATGTCCCACTGGACTACACCAATAAGTCCAACAACCGCATTGCCCGTCTTGCTGTCACCAAGTTCCAAGTTTCGGGACTTGCCAGGATCAGTTCAACATATACCGCCTTGGACGATCAGGTCGGCCGAAAGAGTGAAagaaccatcatcatcgagcCTGGGGGACCGGGAGGAAGTGGGACGAGCTATGCATGGCGCGCAGGGCAAAATATAACCGAGAGACTTAGCGATGGCAAGTTTGACATTTTGGGTTGGGATCCCCGGGGTGTCAACATGTCTCAACCCGCTGTGGCCTGTTTCCCTCACGATGCAGACCGGGACCACTGGGAGTTGTTGGTATCGAAACACCGATCCGTGTCGGCTTCTCATCGGGATCAAGTTGAACTTGTTGACGCAATGAACGCTGCTGTCATGAGAGCATGCTGGGAGCGCCACGGAGACCTGGGTCGGTTCGTCTCCACGGCCTTTGTTGCAAGAGATCTTGAACAGATTCGAGCGGCACTTGGTGAAAACGAAGTCACGGGAAATTTTGTGAGCTATGGGACAGGTATTGCGCAAACCTATGTGTCCATGTTTCCCAACCGTTCCGGCCGCATGATCCTCGATGGCACCGAATATGTCAAAGACCATCGTCTACGTGGAGGTTTTGGCTGGGCAGCGTTGGACAATGCAACAGATGCCTGGCGGGACGGTTTTCTGGGTGAGTGTGTCAACGCTGGGTCGAGATATTGCGCTCTGGCAAAGTCAAGGAACGGCAAACCTGTCACCCTTGATGGCCTCCAAAGCCGGTTGGAAACCCTTCTTTCATCACTCCTCGACCGGCCAGCCTCCGCTTACATCCCAACAAGCGGCCCTGTTGTTGTCACATATTCGGCTCTGGTAAACACAATATACGGCGCCATGTATAACGCACAAAGTTGGCCAGCGCTCGCCGAAGCTCTTTTGGGCCTCGAGGAAGGCAACGCCACACTTGCAGCCACTCTGATTGACAAGACCTCCTGGTATTTCAACCCCGAAAAGCCTTGTCTCGCCAGTCCTGAGCCTCCTTCTACAGAAGAGCTTGGGACTTTGGTGATTTGCAGTGATTCATTCGACGCTACGGAGCCCGATGACCTTGAGTGGTGGCTCTCGCTTTGGGGCAATATGACCACCAAAAACTGGATCGCGGGAAATAGCCGGTTCTACAACGTGCTTCCCTGCCGTCACTTTAACACCTACTGGCCTCGTCCTGCTGAAGTCTACCGTGGCCATCTCGGACATAAACTGAAGCACCCAGTCCTTCTGATTGCAGAAACCTACGATCCGGCAACGCCTCTCCGAAATGGGAGGAGACTCCTGCATGAGATGGGCTCCAATGCTCGGATGATTGTTCATCATGGATATGGACACTCGTCGAGGGATACCTCTCAGTGTACAAATTCGATCGCTAGAGACTTTATCCTGCATGGCAAGCTTCCAAACGAGGCTGAAACTCATTGTTATGCTGACGAGAAACCGTATCTTTATGGAGTTAAACAGGGCCAGAAGGTAGCAGCGACTGACAGTTTTGTCATGGAAGATCATGTCGGGGCCTGGCGCAAGCATTTGCAAGAGCTTGCTATTTTGAACCCAACTCTTGTTTGA
- a CDS encoding uncharacterized protein (COG:S; EggNog:ENOG503P5CW), translated as MERFVPWVHIAAAIFSVILLGISAYVVHVTWGHPTPNFILFSSLWSLLVFGYVAMTPRFAPRLFHGTISLALLWLTTIFWFAGAIAYSVWAGYPYCHGSIWCGSNQAGIAFSWILFVLFTFLAVVETLRFRRGSVRTGPAVV; from the exons ATGGAGCGTTTCGTCCCCTGGGTCCACATTGCCGCGGCCATATTCTCCGTCATTCTCTTGGGAATAAGCGCATATG TTGTGCACGTTACATGGGGCCACCCGACTCCCAATTTCATCTTGTTCAGCTCTCTCTGGTCTCTTCTGGTTTTTGGCTATGTGGCTATGACACCACGATTTGCCCCTAGACTCTTCCACGGCACCATTTCACTGGCTCTGTTGTGGTTGACGACCATCTTCTGGTTCGCCGGCGCAATTGCCTATTCGGTTTGGGCCGGATATCCGTATTGCCACGGCTCAATTTGGTGTGGCTCGAACCAGGCGGGAATTGCCTTTAGCTGGATTCTTTTTGTGCTCTTTACTTTCTTGGCCGTCGTCGAGACTCTCCGTTTCCGAAGGGGTTCCGTACGCACAGGGCCTGCCGTTGTTTAG
- the rps30a_2 gene encoding 40S ribosomal protein S30 (COG:J; EggNog:ENOG503P6SS) produces MGKVHGSLARAGKVKSQTPKVEKQEKAKTPKGRAHKREIYTRRFVNITLTPGGKRKMNANPTA; encoded by the exons ATGGGCAAAGTTCACGGATCCCTCGCCCGCGCTG GCAAGGTCAAGTCGCAGACCCCCAAG GTCGAGAAGCAAGAGAAGGCCAAGACCCCCAAGGGCCGCGCCCACAAGCGTGAGATCTATACTCGCCGCTTCGTCAACATTACCCTCACCCCTGGTGGCAAGAGAAAG ATGAATGCGAACCCAACCGCTTAA
- the RPS2 gene encoding 40S ribosomal protein (EggNog:ENOG503NWFC; BUSCO:EOG09264903; COG:J), whose amino-acid sequence MADRGTGARGGGFAARGDRGGDRGRGRGRGRGRRGGNKNDEKEWQPVTKLGRLVKAGKIKSMEEIYLHSLPIKEYQIVDYFLPKLKDEVMKIKPVQKQTRAGQRTRFKAIVIIGDSEGHVGLGIKTSKEVATAIRAAIIIAKLSVVPVRRGYWGANLGAPHSLPTKESGKCGSVTVRLIPAPRGTAIVASPAVKRLLQLAGIEDAYSSSSGSTKTLENTLKATFAAVSNTYGFLTPNLWKETKLIRSPLEEFADTLRDGKRYTN is encoded by the exons ATGGCTGATCGGGGAACTGGTGcccgcggcggcggctttgCTGCTCGTGGTGATCGTGGTGGTGATCGCGGCCGTGGCCGTGGCCGTGGACGTGGACGTCGCGGCGGCAACAAAAACGACGAGAAGGAGTGGCAGCCCGTCACCAAGCTCGGTCGTCTCGTCAAGGCCGGCAAGATTAAGAGCATGGAGGAGATCTACCTCCACTCTCTCCCCATCAAGGAGTACCAGATCGTGGATTACTTCCTCCCCAAGCTCAAGGATGAGGTCATGAAG ATCAAGCCCGTCCAGAAGCAGACTCGTGCCGGTCAGCGTACCCGCTTCAAGGCTATCGTTATCATCGGTGATTCCGAGGGTCACGTCGGTCTCGGTATCAAGACTTCCAAGGAAGTCGCGACTGCCATCCGtgccgccatcatcatcgctaAGCTCAGCGTTGTTCCCGTCAGACGTGGTTACTGGGGTGCCAACCTCGGTGCtccccactccctccccaccaaggAGAGTGGCAAGTGCGGTTCCGTCACCGTCCGT CTCATCCCTGCCCCCCGTGGTACTGCCATCGTCGCTTCCCCCGCCGTCAAGCgtctcctccagctcgcgGGTATCGAGGATGCctactcctcttcttccggCTCCACCAAGACCCTCGAGAACACCCTCAAGGCCACCTTCGCCGCTGTCTCCAACACCTACGGtttcctcacccccaactTGTGGAAGGAGACCAAGCTTATCCGCTCTCCTCTGGAGGAGTTTGCCGACACCCTCCGGGACGGCAAGCGTTACACCAACTAG
- a CDS encoding uncharacterized protein (EggNog:ENOG503PVGR; COG:S) — MAMFFLARTESFNHYVDTWWDDQQALLIRPFSLAATEYGLECYCGDVLVDSWLMGGDSDCNKPRPAVATGNRDCEWAMSLWNADDGKVPKVFGPQEHFVPPTLAPGEIDVLAYVGGLRQTAVLVATPVYEWPAGSHTPSSSSSYASNIDMAALAASVHAIVSAAMKQAQGLVVSEVRRKVHGDLTERVAKAVLIALPPPHSARQGRSRLLLHAPSLLVH, encoded by the exons ATGGCCATGTTCTTTCTTGCCCGAACTGAAAGCTTCAACCATTACGTCGATACCTGGTGGGATGACCAACAAGCTCT TCTGATACGCCCTTTTTCGCTGGCCGCTACCGAGTACGGCCTCGAGTGCTACTGTGGCGATGTGCTGGTGGACTCTTGGTTGATGGGTGGTGATTCGGACTGCAACAAGCCGCGCCCTGCTGTTGCGACAGGCAATCGCGATTGCGAATGGGCGATGAGTCTCTGGAATGCCGACGATGGCAAAGTTCCCAAGGTTTTCGGTCCTCAAGAGCATTTTGTGCCTCCCACCCTTGCTCCTGGTGAAATTGACGTCCTTGCCTACGTGGGTGGCCTGCGACAGACTGCTGTATTGGTTGCAACTCCGGTATATGAGTGGCCGGCTGGGAGTCATAcaccctcgtcgtcgtcttcatATGCTTCAAATATCGACATGGCAGCTCTTGCAGCCAGCGTCCACGCCATTGTATCAGCTGCCATGAAGCAGGCACAAGGGCTTGTGGTATCGGAAGTTCGGAGAAAAGTCCATGGGGACCTTACAGAAAGGGTCGCCAAAGCAGTATTGATagcactaccaccaccacattcAGCACGACAAGGGCGCTCACGACTACTGTTACATGCGCCGAGTCTACTAGTTCATTAG
- the mug86 gene encoding Meiotically up-regulated protein 86 protein (COG:S; EggNog:ENOG503NXGJ), translating to MSNSGGSLTEKDMGHATGAAPNAHGPATGHYRGGYDPRNPMANIHAGDEPRLPAFGGEFQPGLWRPVEKRQFANPAPLGLSAFALTTFVLSAINLGTRGVNVPNIVVPLAFGYGGLVQLLAGMWEMVVGNTFGATALSSYGGFWIAWGLLLTPHWNILGDEGPYKTDAITSSDPMMYESAMGFFLTGWFIFTTILLLCTLRSTVMFFLLFFTLDLCFLMLACSHYSHSNGNTEMYHTLTKAGGGFGMVAAFLAWYNAFAGIADSSNSFFLIPVFHFPWSEKGREARLARAATRETRDSA from the exons ATGTCCAACTCCGGGGGTTCTCTTACTGAGAAGGATATGGGCCATGCGACCGGCGCGGCGCCGAACGCCCATGGGCCTGCCACCGGTCACTACCGGGGTGGATACGATCCCCGGAACCCAATGGCCAACATCCACGCCGGCGACGAGCCCAGGCTCCCAGCCTTCGGTGGTGAATTCCAGCCCGGTCTCTGGCGGCCTGTGGAGAAGCGCCAGTTCGCCAACCCGGCGCCTCTGGGTCTGAGTGCTTTCGCTCTCACCACTTTCGTCCTTTCGGCTATCAATCTGGGCACTCGCGGTGTCAATGTTCCCAACATTGTTGTTCCCCTTGCCTTTGGCTATGGTGGCTTGGTCCAGCTCCTGGCTGGTATGTG GGAGATGGTTGTTGGCAACACCTTTGGTGCTACCGCCTTGTCATCCTATGGTGGTTTCTGGATTGCTTGGGGCCTCTTGCTCACTCCTCACTGGAACATCCTTGGCGACGAGGGCCCTTACAAGACTGAtgccatcacctcctctGATCCCATGATGTACGAGTCGGCCATGGGTTTCTTCCTCACAGGCTGGTTCATCTTTACGacaatcctcctcctgtgCACACTGCGTTCGACCGTCATGttcttcctccttttcttcaccCTCGACCTCTGCTTCCTCATGCTTGCCTGCTCCCACTACTCTCACTCGAACGGGAACACTGAGATGTaccacaccctcaccaaggCTGGCGGTGGCTTCGGTATGGTCGCAGCCTTTTTGGCCTGGTACAATGCATTTGCCGGTATTGCCGATAGCAG CAACTCTTTCTTCCTCATTCCTGTCTTCCACTTCCCCTGGTCTGAGAAGGGTCGCGAGGCCAGACTCGCTCGCGCCGCTACCCGGGAGACTCGGGACTCGGCTTAA